The sequence below is a genomic window from Streptomyces sp. NBC_00289.
CGGCAGGTGCGCGAGCTGTGGAGCGCCATGCGCATGGAGATGGTCGCCGGGCAGTACCTGGACATCCAGGGCCAGGCCACGTCGTCGCGCTCCCTGGCCCGCGCGATCCGCGCCGCCTGCCTGAAGAGCGCCCGGTACTCCGTGGAACGGCCGCTGGCACTCGGCGCCGCCCTCGCGGGCGCGGACGCCGCCACGACCACGGCCCTGTGCTCGGCCGGCCGGTGCGTCGGCATCGCCTTCCAGCTGCGCGACGACCTCCACGACGTCTACGGCAGTCCAGGGCGCACCGGTAAGCCCTCGGGCGGCGACATCCGCTCCGGCAAACCCACCTACCTCGTCGCCGTGGCGCGGGCCCGGGCCGAGGCGGCCGACGACCACCACGCGCTCGCGGTGCTACGGCGCTCACTCGGCCGCGCCGACCTGTCCGAGGCCGGTCTCGCCGAGGTCCGGGACGTACTCGTGACCACCGGCGCGCGGGAGACGGTCGAGGGGAAGATCGACCGGCTGGTCGCGCAGGGCATGCGCCATCTGGACACCGCGGTGCTCGAGCCGGACGGCCGCCGACGCCTGCGCGAACTGCTGCACGCCACCGCCGGGGCACCTCCGGCCCAGCGACGGCCCTCCGGCTCGCCCGGCACGCCCGGCACGCCCGGCTCGCCCGGCGCATGCGGCCCGCCCGGCCCGTCCGGCTCCGAGGACGGCATGCCCTTGTCGCTGCTGCTGGCCGCCGGCGCCGAGGGGGCCACCCGATGACCAAGGCCCTGCCCGGGCGCACGGACCACGTCGTGGTCGTCGGCGCCGGACTCGCCGGGCTCTCGGCCGCGCTGCATCTGCTCGGTGCCGGACGCAGGGTCACCGTCGTGGAGCGCGACCCGCTGCCCGGCGGCCGCGCCGGACGCCTGGTGCGCGGCGGCTACCGCTTCGACACCGGCCCCACCGTGCTGACCATGCCCGACCTCGCCGACGAGGCCTTCGCCGCCGTCGGCGACAGCCTGCGCGAACGCGTCGAGCTCATCCCCCTCCACCCGGCCTACCGCGCCCGTTTCGCCGACGGCAGCGGTATCGACGTGCACACCGGCGCGGAAGCCATGGAGGCGGAGATCGAGCGCTTCGCCGACGCCGGTGAGGCCGCGGGCTACCGGCGGCTGCGCGACTGGCTGGAACGGCTGTACCGGGCCCAGATGCGCCACTTCATCGACGCCAACTTCGACTCCCCCTTTCAGTTGCTGACCCCCGACCTGGCCCGGCTCGCGGCCCTCGGCGGCTTCGGCAGGCTGGACGCGCGCATCGGCCGCTACCTGAGTGACGAGCGTCTGCGCCGCGTGTTCTCCTTCCAGGCCCTGTACGCGGGTGTCCCGCCGGCGCGGGCGCTGGCCGCCTACGCGGTCATCGCCTACATGGACACCGTCGCCGGCGTGTACTTCCCGCGCGGCGGCATGCACGCCGTGCCCCAGGCCATGGCGGACGCCGCCGCGGACGCGGGCGCCGACCTGCGCTTCGGGCAGGACGTGACCCGCCTGGAACGCTCCGGGGACCGTGTCACCGCCGTCGTGACCACGAAGGACCGCATTCCGTGCGACGCCGTCGTCCTGACCCCGGACCTGCCCGTCGCCTACCGTCTCCTCGGCCACGCACCCCGCCGTCCCCTGCGCATCAGGCACTCGCCGTCGGCCGTCGTCCTGCACGCCGGCACGGACCGGACCTGGCCCGGACTCGCCCACCACACGCTGTCGTTCGGCGCCGCGTGGAGCCGCACCTTCGACGAACTGACGCGCACCGGCGAGCTGATGAGCGACCCGTCACTGCTCATCACCCGCCCGACGGCCACGGATCCCAGCCTCGCCCCGCCCGGCCGCCACCTGCACTACATCCTCGCCCCCTGCCCCAACACGGACATCGGTCCGGACGCCGCCGAGTGGGGCGACCTGGCGCCGCGCTACCGCGACAGCATCCTCAAGGAACTCGAACAGCGCGGCCTGGACGGCATCGGCTCCGCCATCGAGGAGCAGTGCCTCGTCACGCCGGCCGAATGGCAGGCCCAGGGCCACGCGGCCGGCACCCCCTTCTCGGCGGCCCACACCTTCGCGCAGACCGGCCCGTTCCGCCCCCGCAACCTGGTCCGCGGCACCGAGAACGCGGTGCTCGCCGGCTGCGGCACCACGCCCGGCGTGGGCGTGCCGACCGTCCTGCTGTCCGGCAAGCTCGCCGCGGCCCGCGTCACCGGGCGCACGACCCGCCCGCCCGCCCGCACGAGCAGGGCGCGGGCCACATCGGAAGGGACGCCCTCATGACCGTCCGCGAACTCGACGCGGCGGGCATCACCGACCCGGCGCTGCGCGACGCGTACACGCGCTGCCGGCGGCTCAACGCCCGGCACGGCAAGACGTACTTCCTCGCCACCCGGCTGCTGCCGGTCGAACGCCGGCCGGCCGTCCACGCGCTCTACGGCTTCGCCCGCTGGGCGGACGACATCGTCGACTCCCTGGACAGCGGCGTCGCCACCGCCGCACGTTCGGCGGACCTCGCCCGCCTGCACACGGACCTGGAACGAGGGCTCCTGGACCGGACCAGCACCGAGCCGGTGGTTCTCGCGCTCGCCGACACCGCCCGGCGGTACGGCATCGACCACCGGCACTTCATCGACTTCATGGCGTCCATGCGCAGCGATCTGGAGGTCACCGACTATCCGACCTACGACGACCTGCGGACGTACATGCACGGCTCCGCCGCTGTCATCGGACTGCAGATGCTGCCCGTCCTCGGCACGGTCGCACCGCGCGAGGAGGCCGCGCCGCACGCGGCTGCCCTCGGCGTCGCCTTCCAGCTGACCAACTTCCTGCGGGACGTGGGCGAGGACCTGGACCGCGGCCGTGTCTACCTGCCCGCCGACCTGCTGAAGGCGCACGACGTCGACCGGGAGCTGCTGTACTGGAGCCGGAGCACCGGCCGCCGCGACCGGCGCATCACCGAGGCCTTGAAGGCCGCCGAAGCCCTCACCCGCGGTGTCTACCGCGAGGCGGCGCCGGGACTCCCGATGCTCGATCCGGTGTCCCGCCCGTGCATCCGTACGGCCTTCGTGCTGTACGGCGGAATCCTGGATGCCGTCGCCGACGACGGGTACGCGGTGGTGCACCGGCGTGCCGTGGTCCCCCGCCGGCGCCGCGCCGCGGTCGCCCTCGACGGCCTGGCGCGCGTCGCGGCGGCCCGGGCCGGAGCCCGTGCCGGCGCCCGGAAAGCCCCGCTCCCGGACCCGAGGCGGCTGCGAACCGGGACGTGCGGACCCTCACCCGAGCAGGTCCATGAGGAGGTCGCGTGAGCCCCGACCGTTCCGCCCCGCGCGGACGCTTCCCGTTGTCGCTGCGCAGGCGCCCGGTGCCCTGGGAGCGCCAGCGTCCGACCTGGCGGGAGGCCCGGCCGGCCGTGATCGCCCAGGCGCTGAAGCGGGCGCAGGCGCGCCCCTCGGGCAACTGGTACGTCGTGGGCGCCACCCGTGACGTCGGCGCCGACCGGCCCCTCGCGCGGACCGTCGCGGGACAGGAGGTCGTCGTCTGGCGCGACGCCGAGGGCGGGCTCGTGGCCGGCCCCGGTGTCTGCCCGCACCTGGGAGCGCCGCTCCGGGACAGCCCTGTGCGGTGCGGCACGCTCGTGTGCCACTGGCACGGACTCGCCCTGAAGGGCACGCCGTTCGCGGGCTGGGAACCGCTGCCCGTGCACGACGACGGCCTGCTGGTGTGGGTGCGGCTGGACGGCGTCGGCGGCGAGCCACCGCTGGACGCGCCGGTGGTACCGGTCCGGCCCGCGCTGCCGGACGCGCTGGCGGCCGTGTACGTGGGCGTCGGCACCTGCCAACCGGAGGACGTGGTCGCCAACCGGCTGGACCCGTGGCACGGCGCCTGGTTCCACCCGTACTCGTTCGTCGACCTCACGGTCGTCGACGTACCCGAGGCCGGAGCGACAGGCGCGGGCGGCGCGGACGGTTTCGCCGTCGACGTCTCGTTCAAGCTGGCCGGGCGGCTCGTCGTGCCGGTGCGGGCCGTGTTCACGGCCCCTGAGCCGCGTACGGTCGTCATGCACATCACGGAGGGCGAGGGGCAGGGCTCCGTCGTCGAGACGCATGCCACCCCCCTCGGCCCCGACGACCGGGGCAGGCCGCGGACAGCCGTCATCGAGGCGATCGTTTCGGCCTCCGACCGTCGCGGGTTCGCCGCCGCGCGCACGGTGGCCCCGGTGCTACGGCCGCTCATGCGGGCCGCCGCCGGACGCCTGTGGCGCGACGACCTGGCATACGCCGAGCGGCGCTGGCAGCTGCGCTCCACCGGCCGCTTCCCCGGCTGAGGCGGATTCCCGTGACGTGCTCGAACTCGGGCGTGCGGGTCCTGCGCGGCGGCCGCGCTTTCGGCGACCGGTGCCCACTCCGGCCGCGGAACGCCACAGGTCAGCCGTTCCGAAACGCTTCACGCAGGCGTCCGCCCCATGCATCCGTTCGATCGCCTCGAACGGAATGATCCGCTGAGCGACGCGGACCGCCCGGTGCCGCACGGCTTTCGAAGTGAGGCGAGCGCCCGTGCTGAACTGCCCCCTCCCGATGCCCGGCCACCTCACGCCGCGGTCCGTCCCCTCCCGTACCTCGGCAGCCGGGAACACGTTGTGGTCCGCGACGCGCTCCTGACCTGGCACGATCCGGCGTTCCTGACCTGCACGACCCGGAGCCGGCCGTCGTGCCGAACCGGGCGCGGGCCGCGATCAGGCCCATGGGCCGGGCGCCTGGCTCCACCCGCCTCGCAACGGCGGGGCAGCTTCC
It includes:
- a CDS encoding phytoene/squalene synthase family protein, with the protein product MTVRELDAAGITDPALRDAYTRCRRLNARHGKTYFLATRLLPVERRPAVHALYGFARWADDIVDSLDSGVATAARSADLARLHTDLERGLLDRTSTEPVVLALADTARRYGIDHRHFIDFMASMRSDLEVTDYPTYDDLRTYMHGSAAVIGLQMLPVLGTVAPREEAAPHAAALGVAFQLTNFLRDVGEDLDRGRVYLPADLLKAHDVDRELLYWSRSTGRRDRRITEALKAAEALTRGVYREAAPGLPMLDPVSRPCIRTAFVLYGGILDAVADDGYAVVHRRAVVPRRRRAAVALDGLARVAAARAGARAGARKAPLPDPRRLRTGTCGPSPEQVHEEVA
- a CDS encoding DUF5914 domain-containing protein, coding for MSPDRSAPRGRFPLSLRRRPVPWERQRPTWREARPAVIAQALKRAQARPSGNWYVVGATRDVGADRPLARTVAGQEVVVWRDAEGGLVAGPGVCPHLGAPLRDSPVRCGTLVCHWHGLALKGTPFAGWEPLPVHDDGLLVWVRLDGVGGEPPLDAPVVPVRPALPDALAAVYVGVGTCQPEDVVANRLDPWHGAWFHPYSFVDLTVVDVPEAGATGAGGADGFAVDVSFKLAGRLVVPVRAVFTAPEPRTVVMHITEGEGQGSVVETHATPLGPDDRGRPRTAVIEAIVSASDRRGFAAARTVAPVLRPLMRAAAGRLWRDDLAYAERRWQLRSTGRFPG
- a CDS encoding polyprenyl synthetase family protein: MRPSKAKDHHAAGPPPGPPRASRRTSAPAEHPRLEGPAPSPDSRPEGDMPDPSALDVTDLRAIDADVPAAVGRLLGRLLAERTAQATALDPVFAHDLAERVARFTLDGGKRTRSQFVWWALRACGGDTRDAEAALRVGAALELIQTCALVHDDVMDGSRLRRGRLTLHTDVEAQYADAAASPQGTRFGEAAAILAGDLALAWADDVLADTEPAADTARQVRELWSAMRMEMVAGQYLDIQGQATSSRSLARAIRAACLKSARYSVERPLALGAALAGADAATTTALCSAGRCVGIAFQLRDDLHDVYGSPGRTGKPSGGDIRSGKPTYLVAVARARAEAADDHHALAVLRRSLGRADLSEAGLAEVRDVLVTTGARETVEGKIDRLVAQGMRHLDTAVLEPDGRRRLRELLHATAGAPPAQRRPSGSPGTPGTPGSPGACGPPGPSGSEDGMPLSLLLAAGAEGATR
- a CDS encoding phytoene desaturase; the protein is MTKALPGRTDHVVVVGAGLAGLSAALHLLGAGRRVTVVERDPLPGGRAGRLVRGGYRFDTGPTVLTMPDLADEAFAAVGDSLRERVELIPLHPAYRARFADGSGIDVHTGAEAMEAEIERFADAGEAAGYRRLRDWLERLYRAQMRHFIDANFDSPFQLLTPDLARLAALGGFGRLDARIGRYLSDERLRRVFSFQALYAGVPPARALAAYAVIAYMDTVAGVYFPRGGMHAVPQAMADAAADAGADLRFGQDVTRLERSGDRVTAVVTTKDRIPCDAVVLTPDLPVAYRLLGHAPRRPLRIRHSPSAVVLHAGTDRTWPGLAHHTLSFGAAWSRTFDELTRTGELMSDPSLLITRPTATDPSLAPPGRHLHYILAPCPNTDIGPDAAEWGDLAPRYRDSILKELEQRGLDGIGSAIEEQCLVTPAEWQAQGHAAGTPFSAAHTFAQTGPFRPRNLVRGTENAVLAGCGTTPGVGVPTVLLSGKLAAARVTGRTTRPPARTSRARATSEGTPS